The Zalophus californianus isolate mZalCal1 chromosome X, mZalCal1.pri.v2, whole genome shotgun sequence genome window below encodes:
- the LOC118356576 gene encoding integrator complex subunit 6-like, protein MSDKAEESAAGPKGQVRRPGKPITPPPFKKRLSMPLPSVREEGDGASQPEGSAISWEDDDPQDTAMYVSGDVPDKLPIPAEINMEIKVQLKKEIRYFEGNPTLVDMFGCLNVSMGSTEHERILKLLEGVQGPPEVQKKFVVYAMKEAARLKREDLISHLEKVLEKIEYDQFLNKGILRPSEVGERPIETFWHSCAQRGTQLSLLSLG, encoded by the exons ATGAGTGATAAAGCAGAGGAGTCCGCTGCTGGGCCCAAAGGCCAAGTGAGACGTCCTGGAAAACCCATCACTCCGCCTCCGTTTAAGAAAAGGCTGAGCATGCCGCTGCCATcagtgagagaggaaggagacGGAGCATCCCAACCCGAGGGCTCAGCCATCTCCTGGGAAGATG ATGACCCCCAAGACACAGCAATGTATGTGTCGGGAGATGTGCCCGATAAACTGCCAATACCAGCGGAAAtcaatatggaaataaaagtgCAATTAAAGAAGGAAATTCGATATTTTGAAGGAA ATCCCACACTGGTGGATATGTTCGGATGTCTGAACGTAAGCATGGGAAGCACAG AACATGAGAGAATCTTGAAATTGCTTGAAGGAGTGCAAGGACCTCCAGAAGTGCAGAAAAAATTTGTCGTGTATGCCATGAAGGAAGCGGCAAG ATTGAAAAGAGAAGACTTAATAAGTCACCTTGAGAAGGTCCTAGAGAAAATAGAATATGACCAGTTTCTCAACAAAG gaATTCTGAGGCCCTCTGAAGTTGGAGAACGGCCGATAGAGACTTTTTGGCATAGCTGTGCCCAAAGAGGAACCCAGCTCAGTCTCCTCAGCCTGGGCTGA